In Archaeoglobus profundus DSM 5631, the sequence TATGGAAGGCATGCTGTAGTTTCAGCTATAAATTTAAGGTGCTATGCTAAGGCTGAGAAGGCTAGTGATATAACAATAGAATCTCCACTCGGAAAGACTTCGTTAGATTTCAAGGTACATCCATATGTAAGCTACGCAATAAAGAGGTTTTCGGAAATAAGACCAGTTAAAGGAGTTTACCTGAAGATCTGGAGTGATATACCGATTGCATCTGGGCTGGGTAGCTCTTCAGCGGTAACAGTCGCAGTGCTGAAATCTTTAGACTTGCTTTTCGAGACCAACTTAAGCAACGAAGAGATATTCGAACTTGCAAGAAAGGTTGAGCTTGATGTACAAGGTATTGGCAGTGGAACCGATCCTTTCGTCTCGACTTTTGGCGGGACTTGGCTGATTCCTGAAAGAGAAAGAATTGATATAGGAGATTATTTGGATTTAACTGTAATATATACTGGGAAAGCCTCAATAACATCTGATATGGTTAGAAAAGTTGCAAACTTGAGAGAGATGTATGGAGATGTGATCGAAAGAATTTTTGATGCCATAGATTCCATATCGCTTAGATCCATTAGTGCGTTGAAAGATCGTGATTTTGAAGCTTTGTCGTTCCTTGTAAGAACAAACCAGTTGTTACTAAAGGCTTTAGGTGTAAGCTGTAGGGAGATAGATGAAATTGTTAATAAACTTGAAAATCTTGGTATTCCAGCGAAAATAACCGGTGCTGGAGGAGGAGGAAGTGTTATAGCTTTGGGTAGCGTTGATCTAGATGGTTACAAGTGTCTGAGCGTCTCTTTGAATGCTGAAGGTGTTAGGGAGGAAAAGGTTTAAATAACTGAATTTGGAAGTTTGCAGAAAGTAGATTGGGGGATCGAAATTGGCGGAGATAACGGAAGTTAGAATATATAGAGCGAGAGGAGATGGAGCCGTAAAAGCGTATGCATCCGTGAGCTTGGACAACGAGTTCGTAGTAAAAGGTTTGAAGGTTGTTGAGAACGAGAAGGGAGTTAGAGTTTTGATGCCAAGTAGAAAGGCTAAGGATGGAAGCTATCAGGACATATTCCATCCGATGAGTAAGGAAGCTAGGGAAAAGATTGTCGATGCAGTTTTGAAAGCTTATAGGGAACAGATCTAAACAGAAATGGGTAACAAATTTTTAGAGTTTTTAAGAAATATTTTTGACAAATACAAACTCTACTCTCAGATAACAGACATTTCCTCAATCTCAAGAAGATACTTTGTAATCGGATACTTTGATGGCGTTTTGACTATCATGGGTCTCGTAGTAGGAGCTCATCTAAGTGGAGAGATATCTAATACGCT encodes:
- the mvk gene encoding mevalonate kinase, with translation MIASAPGKVILFGEHAVVYGRHAVVSAINLRCYAKAEKASDITIESPLGKTSLDFKVHPYVSYAIKRFSEIRPVKGVYLKIWSDIPIASGLGSSSAVTVAVLKSLDLLFETNLSNEEIFELARKVELDVQGIGSGTDPFVSTFGGTWLIPERERIDIGDYLDLTVIYTGKASITSDMVRKVANLREMYGDVIERIFDAIDSISLRSISALKDRDFEALSFLVRTNQLLLKALGVSCREIDEIVNKLENLGIPAKITGAGGGGSVIALGSVDLDGYKCLSVSLNAEGVREEKV
- a CDS encoding SpoVG family protein; this translates as MAEITEVRIYRARGDGAVKAYASVSLDNEFVVKGLKVVENEKGVRVLMPSRKAKDGSYQDIFHPMSKEAREKIVDAVLKAYREQI